The genomic interval GCGAGGACGACGACGGCTGCCGGGCGAATGGCGCTCACGGGTTTGCCCTTCGGCTTCGGAATGCTGGGGGGTGGACATTCGCAGGATACCGGGGCGTTTCATGGGGGACATGAGAGTGGGCCCTGACAGTGCTGTCAGGGCCCTAACAGGGGTGTTGGGAGAGGTTGTTGCTCCCCCGCCAGGACTCGAACCCGGACAAATGGCACCAAAAGCCACGGTGCTGCCGATTACACCACGGGGGATCAAACTCGGTTGAAACAGACATTCAGCCTGGTCGCCGAGTGGGCACAGAACACTATGCCGTACGTGATGCCCTCCGTGCGACGGGACTTGTTGTGGGTGATCGGTTTCGTGGCTGTTCGATTACGCGCTGTGGTGGAGGCCGGTGCGCGGAAACTCGCCGGAAAACCGGGCCCATGCGCCCGTAGGCTGGAGGCATGACCACGACGGGGGAAGACCATGCCACGGCCCGGGGAGGGCCGTGGTGGTGGACCAGGTGGCGCAGTGCGGTGCTCGACACGGGGCTCGCGGCGGGGTCCGCCGCGGAGTGCGGGGCGGAGGGGGTCCGGTTCGCGCACGACGCGGGGATCCCGGCCGCGGTGGGAGTCGTCTTCGGGGTGCTGGCCGGGTCGGCGCTGATCGTCCGGCGGAAGTGGCCGATCGCGGTCGTGCTGGTGTCCATCGCCATCACCCCGGCCCAGATGGGCTACCTGATGGGCATCGTGGGGCTGTACACCCTGGCCGCCTCCGAGTTGCCGCGCCGGATCATCGGATCGCTGGCCGGGATGTCGTTCCTCGGGATGCTGATCGTCATGTTCGTGCGGGTACGGCAGGACATGCAGCGGGGGACGTGGGAACTGGGTGACTGGTTCGTTCCGTTCGCCTCCATCACCACGGCGGTCGGGATGACCGCGCCGCCCGTGCTGCTCGGGCTGTACGTGGGTGCCAGGCGGCGGTTGATGGAGAGTCTCCGGGAGCGTGCGGACAGCCTGGAGCGGGAGCTCCAGCTTCTCGCGGAGCGGGCCGAGGAGCGGGCCGAGTGGGCGCGGGGTGAGGAGCGGACCCGGATCGCTCGGGAGATGCACGACGTTGTCGCGCATCGGGTGAGTCTGATGGTCGTGCATGCGGCGGCGTTGCAGGCCGTCGCTCGTAAGGATCCTGAGAAGGCGGTCAAGAACGCCGCGCTCGTCGGGGACATGGGGCGCCAGGCACTCACCGAACTGCGGGAGATGCTCGGGGTGTTGAGGAGCGGGGACAGTCGGGACGTGCGCGAGCGGGCGGCCGTGCCGCTGGCCGCGGTGGGTGTGGCCGCGGCGGCTGCGGCTGCGGCTTCTCGTGCCGTCGACGACGAGGGTGCGGGTGAGGGGCCCTGTCTGTCGGACGTGGACGAACTGCTCGGGCAGTCTGCGGCTGCCGGGATGGCTGTGGATCTGTCCGTGGAGGGGGAGACCCGGTCGTACGCCGCGGAGATCGAGCAGACCGCTTACCGGGTGGTGCAGGAGGCGTTGACGAACGTCCACAAGCATGCGGCCGGTGCCAAGACGCATGTACGGCTTGCGCATCGGGTGTCGGAGATCGCGATGCAGGTCGAGAACGAGCCGCCGCCGGAGCCGGCGTCTGCGGCTGCGGCGCGGTTGCCCTCCGGGGGGAACGGGCTGGTGGGGATGCGGGAGCGGGTGCTTGCGTTGGGCGGGGTGTTTGTTTCCGGGCCTACGGATGCGGGTGGGTTTCGGGTTTCGGCGGTTATTCCGGCGGCTTGAGTTGTCGGGTGCGGGTGCGGGTGCGGGTGCGGGTGCGGGTGCGGGTGCGGGTGCGAGTGCGGGTCCGGTGGGGGCTGGTCGCGCAGTTCCTCGCGCCCCTAGGTGGTTTGGGGGTCGGCGCCGCGCCGGGGGGTCTCCGTCCTCGGATCGGCGCGGCAAGGTTCCTCGAGAATGTGGCGGTGTTGAGCGCCGACCGCTGCGGGCGGACACCCCCCGACACGTCGCCTTCTCGCCGTACGAGGGCTGCGGCCGTCCTGGGTGCGGTCAGCCCGCTGTGAGTCGTACCGGCTCTATGCCGGAGACCAGGGTGGCCAGGGCCTGGTCGATGTCGGGGCCCAGGTACCAGTCGCCGGTGTGGTCCAGGGCGTAGACGCGGCCCTCGGAGTCGATGGCCAGGAGGGACTGGGTGTCCGGTTCCTCGCCCAGGGGGCTGACGTCGGTGTCCAGGGCTCGGCCGAGGTCGCCGAGGGTGCGGGCCATGTGGAGGCCGTGCAGGGGGTCCAGGTGGAGTGCGACGGGGGAGATCTGGCGGCCGGGGCCGGAGGGCGTGATGCGCAGGCCGCCGAACTCGGCCCAGGCCTCCACCGCCGCCGGGAAGACGGCGTGCTGGTGTCCCGCGGGCGAGGTGTGGTCGCGCAGGGTGTCCGCCCAGATCTCGGCCTGTTTTATGTCCCAGCGGCCGGGCTGCCAGCCCGCGGCGCGCAGGGCGGCGTCCACGGGTACGGAGAAGCGCGTGGAGTAGTGGCGGTCGCGGTCGGCTTGCATCTGCCTTCGATCGTCGGCGTCAGGGACGGTGGTGCCGGTGGAGCTGTGTGGTGCCGGTGGTGCGGTCGGGCTGGAGTTCTGTGGTGGGGCTGTCTTGCGTTGGTGTTGCGGGGGTGGGGTCAGCCCGTTTCTGTCGCGGGGTCTACGACTCGGACGCCGAAGTGGGCGCTCAGGGCTGTGCAGGCCCGGCAGGGGGGCGCGAAGCTGCCGTGCAGGGGGTCGCCGTCCTCGCGGATGCGGCGGGCGGTGAGCTTGGCCTGCTTGAGGGTCTTGCGGGCCTCGCCGTTGGTCATCGGCTTGCGCGCGGCGCGCTTGCTGCGGTCCTCGTCGGCGACGGTGATGTGCCGGGAGATGAGGATCGCCTCGGCGCAGCGGCCGGTGAACCGGTCGCGCTGGGCGCTGGTGAGGGTGTCGAGGAAGTCCTGCACGAGCGGGTGCAGCGCGGGCGGCTGGTCGCCGCGGGCGGCGGTGCCGGTGAGGGTGGTGGCGCCGCGCACGGAGAGGGCGGCGGCGACGGTCGGAAGTATGCCGTCACGGCGGTGACTGAGGGCCGGTGCGTGCCGGGCCTCGGTGGCGCTCCAGCCGACCCGGGGGTCGCCTGAAGGTCCGGTGTGCGCCCCGGTGTGCGGTCCCGTCTGCGTCGCGTTCATGATCGTCATCCCCTCCCGAGCATCCCCCGGCGGGTCACAGAGTGCCAAATGCCGTGGCTGGTGCGGTAGCTGGGGCGGTGCGACACGCCAGGGCTTCGGCGGGCTGTCACGACAGGGTGACGGCAGGTCACGGAAGTGAGGGTTCGGTGACGGATTCGGTGCGTTCGGTGAGGGGTGCGGTGAGCGGGTGCGGCCGACCGCCGCCGGTGACCGGTGTCGCCGTACCGCATAGGCTGTCCGCACCGCGATCCACGCGGTCGACGCGTGGAGACACGCGGCGAGACGGTCGAACTAAGACGTCAAGAAGACGAGACAGTCGATACGGGGCACAGTGGGGCGAGTTGGACATGCGGCCGCTGTGAATCGTACTGAATGCCGCAGGGGGCAACCGCCATGACGACAGGTCGGCTCGGGCAGCGAGCCGCGCCACCGAACGCGGCCTACGCCGGGCAGGTCGTGCACTTCCCGGACCCGGTCCGGGCGGCCCGCCACCCCAGAGGGGTGCGGATGGACGAGCACGGCTACCCCGACTTCTCGCCGTACGCGCGCGCGGTCGCGGAGATCGCCGAGCCCCCGGAGGGCTTCGGCGTCGACGAGTTGAGGCTGACGGACTATGTGTCGGCGAACGCGGCCCTCGCCGCTACCGGGCACGAGCTGTGGGACACCGTGCCCGCGGTGGCCACCCCGCACGGCTGGACCTGGCACCACGTGGTCGGCACCCGGCGCCTCGCACTCGTCCCCGTCGACGTGAAGGCGCTGCTGCGCCACCACGGCGGGATCGCCACGGCCGCCGTCGACCACGACAAGCGCGGCACCCGCCCGCTCCAGGAGACCCGCCCCGCGCACTTCGGCCTGCCGAAGTCGACGGTCGCGGTGACCGAGGCGCAGGTCCAGGGCGTCGAGGAGGACCTCGGCTACCGACTCCCGGGCGCCTACCGCTCGTTCCTCAAGGCGGCCGGCGGCTCCGCGCCCATCGGCACCGCGCTGGACGCCGAGTTGGGGCTGCTGATCGACCAGCCGTTCTTCACGGTCCGCGACGAGGCCGCCGTCAACGACCTTGTGTATGTCAATAAGTGCCTGCGCGATCACCTCACCAAGGACTACCTGGCCGTCGGCTTCGTCCAGGGCGGCCTGCTCGCGGTGAAGGTGAAGGGGCAGCGGATCGGTTCCGTGTGGTTCTGTGCCTACGACGACGCCCGCGACGTCGATCCGTCCTGGGCGCCGGCCCTGCGCGTGGAGCGGCTGCTGCTGCCCGCCGGGGACGACTTCGACCAGTTCCTCGCCCGACTCGCGGGAAATCCCCCGGAGTTGGAGACGGTGGCGAATCTGATGGTGGACGGCGGGTTCGCCCAGTCCGTTCCGGTGTCGTCCGCGGCCTCGGCGTCCGCGGTGGGGGAGTGAGCTGACCGATGGTGACCTTCGCGCAGGCGCAGGAGCGCGCCGAGGAGTGGATCAACGGCGATGTGCCGTCGTACCAGCATCGCGAGGTGCGGGTGCGGGAGTTCGAACTCGGCTTCGTGATCTGGGCCGAGGACCGCGCCGACGGACCGCGTTCGGACGGCGGCGCACAGCGGATGGTCCTCGCCCGCGACAGCGGCGAGGCCACGCTGTGGCCCGCGCTGCCGGTGGGCGAGGTCGTCCGCCGCTACGAGGAGGAGTACGGCCGCGCCGACGAGATCGCCGACGCGGTACCGGCCGCTCCCGCGCGGGTGGACCTCAATCAGACCTCGTTCCTGCTGAGTCCGCCGGAGTGGTTGCAGGAGGCGGCGGACAAGCTGGGGATTCCGGACCGGCGCGGGGAGTCGGCCTCGGCCTCGACTCCCGCTGCTGGTGCGGGTGTTGGGACGCGGGGTCCGCTTCCGGAGACGCAGGCCGGGGTGCCCGCCGCTTCGGCGTGGCCCGACGCCGGTGGGTCCGGGGTGCCGGACGACGCGCCCGCCGTGCCTGCCGGGGCGACTCCCTGGGCGGGGACCGACACCAACGCGGATCCCGGCGAGGACCGTTCGGTACCGCTGCCCGCGACCGTGTTCGCGCCGCCGCTGCGGGAGCCCGAGGACAACACCCCGCCCGACGCCAAGACCGCGCTGATCTCCGGGGGCAGCCAACTCCCGCGTACGGCGACGTCTCCGGCGCTCGATGAGTCCCACTCCAGCTCCAACTCCGGTGGTGGGGTTGGTGGCGTTGGTGGTTCGGCTCAGGGCAACACGCCGCCGTCGTACGGGTATCCCCAACGGGCCGGTAACGCGCCTCAGCCTCCTGGCGGGCCCGGGGTGCCGGGGCGGGCGCTCGCGCCCAACGCCGGGGACATCGCCGATGCCGCCACCAGCAAGGCGGCGCCTCCGCCGCGCCGGGGCGGTGGTTCTACGACGCCTCCTCCGCCGGGTGCTCCGGGGACGCCGGGTGGGCGGCCGGGTGGTGCGGCCGCATCGCCTCCGCCTCCTCCGCCGCCGGCGGGTGGGTATGTGGCGACGCAGATGGTTTCGGGGCTCGGGCCGGACGGGCCTGGCGGGCAGGCGGGGCCCGGTGCGCCGCAGCCGCCCGGGGCGCCCGGTGCTCCGAACACTCCCGGGGGTACGCCTCCGGGTGGGGTGCACCATGCCGCGACGATGCTTGCCGATCCGGGGCAGGGCGGGCCCGGTGCGGCGGGGCCGAGGCCTCCGCAGCCGCCGGGTGCCCCTGGCGTGCCGCATGCGCCCGGGGTTCCGGGTGCGCCTGGTGGTCATGGTGGCCCCGGCTCTCCTGGCGCGCCCCAGCCGCCGAACGCCCCCGGCACCCCCGGTTCGCAGGGTGGTGCCCACGGTGCCGTGCATCACGCGGAGACCATGCTCGCCGGGCCCCCGATGGGTGGGCCCGGGGTGCCTCCGCCGCCTCAATTCCCGGGCGCGCCCGGTGTGTTGGGCGCACCAGGTATGCCGCCGGGCGCGGTGCCTCCCGGTGTGATGCCTCCGGGTGCCATGCCGCCGCCGGGGCAGCCCATGCCCGGTCAGGGCATGCCGCCCGCGCCCGGGCAGCCGTTCCCCGGGCAGCAGCAGCCCGCGTACGGCTATCCGCAGCAGGGGGTGCCGACCGTAGGACCGGGTTATCAGGCCGTGTTGCGGTACCGCGCGCCGGACGGGTCCGAGCAGCAGCTGATCCGGCGGTCCGCGCCGGGGACGCCGCACCCGGAGTGGCAGATCTTCCACGAGCTGCGCGGCATGAACATCCCGCCGGACCAAGTGCTGGAACTGCACACGGAGTTGGAGTCCTGCGAACTGCCGGGCGCGTACTGCGCGCGGATGATCCGTGAACAGTGGCCGCAGGCCCGCATCGCGAGCATCGCGCCGTACGGCACGGATCACGCGAGCCGGCAGCAGGGGATGCGCGAACTGATCGCCCACCAGGGCGAGTTGCACCAGGTCGCCGACGGTCCGGCCCGACTCGCCCCGGTGCGGGCGCCGTTGCCGCCGGTGCAGCCGACGCCGCCGATCCCGCCGGAGGCGATCGCGCAGGAACTGGCGGGCGCGTTCGGGCCGGGCGTGTTCCGCTTCGAGCAGGCGGCGGTGTCCCGGCAGGGTGTGCCGCCGGTCGTCGCGCACACGCTGGTCGCGGCGGGGCTGCCGATGGACATGGGCCCGTTCTTCTGGGCGCAGGCCCAACCCGGGCGCCCGGTACCGACGTTGGCCGAACTCGCGCAGGAGCGCGGGGTGCGGCCGTCCGCCGACGCGGGCTCGTACCTCGTCATGGGCAGCGACTTCGGCCGCGCGATCTGCGTCCAGTACGGCACGGCCAACATCGTCGCCGTGCCCGTGGAGGCGGGGCCGGGCGGTGCGCCCGTACCGCCGCAGTTCGTGAACACGGGGCTGCCCGAGTTCGCGCGCTGTCTGGCGCTGCTCGGCCGGATGTGGCGACTGCGGTACGGGCTCAACCAGGAGCAGGCGGGCCGTTGGACCGTCGACTTCCAGGCGCAGCTCGCTTCGCTGGATCCGGCGGCGCTCGGGTCGCCGGAGAGCTGGTGGTCGGTGTTGCTGGAGCAGATGTGGGACGGGTTGTTGTGACGCCGGCCCGCTGAACAGGTCGTAGGAAAGGGCCGGACCCGGTCGTGTGACGGGTCCGGCCCTTTTGTGTGCGCCCGTGGTCGTTTCACGTTCGCGTGATGCCCGTGACCTGTCTGCGGAGTGTCGCGTTATGAACACTTACGCCCGATCCATCAAGATATGCGGCAAATCATCATGTCGTGTCCGTCGGATGGAGAGGGGTTCCAGGATGAGCAGCGCATCGGTGTCACCACGTGGCTTCGTGGCCGTACGGGGGCGCGGCTACCGCCCCGACCAGGTCGACGCGTACGCGGCGGCGATCTCGCGGTACCGGGACGTGGCCTGGGAGCGGGCTGCGCGGCTGACCGTACTGGCCAAGGACATGGAGGCGGAGGCCGAGCGGATGCGGGTGGCCGTGTCCCGGCTCGCTCCGCAGACGTACGAGACGCTGGGTGAACGGGCGCGGCGGCTGTTCCAGTTGGGGATGGAGGAAGCCGCGTCTCTACGGGAGTCCGCGCGGCGTGCGGCGGAGGAGCGGGTCGCGGAGGCCGAGGCGCGCGCCGCGAGCGTGCTCCAGGCCGCGCGGGAGCACGCCGACGCGCTCCGTGCGGAGGTCGAGGAACGGGCTCGGCAGCGGCTGCTCGCCGCCCGTGCCGAGGCCGACGACATCCGGATCGGCGCTCGGCGGGAGGTGAAGGAGGGGCGTACGGAGGCGCTTTCCGCGTTGCGTGAGGTGCGGCAGCGTACCGCCGCGATGTTGGGGGAGCAGGCCAAGGAGCACGAGGAGCGGTGGGCCTTGGCTGAGCGGGAGGTGTCGTCGCGGGCGGCTGCTCTGGATGCGGAGTACGCCGAGCGGATGGCTCTTGCGGAGGCTGCGTTGGGGGAGGCTGAACAGGCTTTTGCCGAGGCGGAGTTGTCGGATCGGCGGCGGCAGGACGAGGCGGCTGAGCGGGCGGGTGAGGTGGTGGCGGAGGCTCGGGTGCGGGCGGAGCGGGTTGCTCGGGATACGGAGCGGGTGCTGCGCGAGCATGGGGAGACCTGGGACGACGTGCAGGCGCATATGGATCATGTGCGGAGTAGTTTGACCGCGCTTACGGGGCGGGCTGCGGCTGAGTGAATGGGGCGGTGCGGTTGTCGTCGTAGTGCGGGCGCGTGGGGGCTGGTCGCGCCCGCGCGGCGGTAGCCGCAAATTGAACACAGCCTCGCGCCCCTTGGGTTGGGACAGTCACAGGTGATCTGCGCAGCACGGTGTGGGGTTGGGGACCTCGAAGGGGGCCAACGTGTTGCCCGCCGCCGGGACCAGCGCCAGAACCAGGTCGCCCTCGCGCCACTCGGGGCGTACGTGGTCCTGGGTGAGGACTGGTGTGGCGGGGTCCAGGGTCGCCAACGGGGCGCCTACCACCGTCAGTTGGTCGATCGCCGTTGACTCCAGTAGGTCGGCCACGGTGACTGTTCCGGTGAGGCGTTCGACGCCGGCGTAGAGGACCGCTCGGCCTGATCGTCGTGCCGCGTGCTCCGCCGCGGCCAGGACCGCGGCTTCGGAAGGGCCGTGTCTACGGTCGCCCAGGGCCGCGCCCATCTCTGTTGCCGTGAGCCGTCGCCAGACCTCCTCCGCCGAACCGTTCTCCGGCAGGGCAAGGGAAACGGCCGTGCCCCTCCGCCCCTCCGTCCGGATCAGGTGGGTGCAGGCGACCGTCCCCGGGGGAAGCGCGAGCCTGGTCCTCAGGTCGCGGATCAGGTGGTCCGCCTCGCGGAGCGTCGTCGTGCCGGCGTCCACCCCGATGACGGGGTGGACGCCGGACGGGTCGTAGGGGGTGGTCATGCGGGGAGGACCCACATCGGGTTGGAGTAGAACCAGAGGTCCTTCCACGGGTCGGCGTCGCCGAGGACGTCCATCGCGGGGCCTACGGGGTCTACGGACGGGCCGTTGATGCCTACGGCGGAGCGGTTGCCGTCGGTGCCGCGGAGGCGGACGTAGACCGGCTTGTCGAGGCGGCCGAGGGAGTACGTGAGGCGGACGGTGCCGGTGGACCTGTCGACCTCGAAGGACTTGACGACCTTTGTCTTCGGGGTAGCGAAGACGTCCTTGTCCGCGACCGGGCCGGTGACGTCGCCCTGGATGACGTCGACTCGGGCCAACTCGGGCTGGAACTGGGCCCAGTTGGGGCCGTTCGCGAGGCTGATCCGGATGGTCAGGTCCACCTGCGCGCCTCGGCGTACGTGCAGGGCGCCGCCGAGGGTGACCTCTCGGCCGGCGTAGGACAGGCGGGCGTCGAGGCCGCTGATCAGGCCGCCGTGGTCGACCCAGACGCGGCCCGCGCGGATGCCGTCCATGACCGCCTTGTAGGCGAAGGAGGTCGCGCCGACGTGGGTGCGGGAGTACTGGCCGGGCCAGAAGTCGGTGTCGGTGAGGCTGATGCCGGTGCCGTAGACCGGGTCCTCGTAACGGCCGTTGGCGTTGAAGTCGCCGCCCGGGCCGCGAACCGCCGTGTCCGCGTAGACGTTGTGGGAGTCGGAGTTGGCGGTGATCCACCACGGCTTGCCCTCGGCGAGGAGGCTGTCCCACAGGCCGCCGACCGTCGAGGTCATCCAGTCGAAGCCGCCCCAGGTGCGGTAACTCTCCAGCGGGTAACCGGGGAACGAGTCCGCGCTCGGGCTGCCGTCGTAGATGCCGCGGCCGCCGCCCGGGCCGTTCGGCTTGGGGATGCCGCCCGCCTGGTGGCCGGGGGCGCCCTCCATGCCGACGGCGATCGAGGGCTGCGCGTCGCGCCAGCCGCGGATCTCGTGCGGGGAGTCGATGCCCTTGCGCGCCGGGTGGTTGGCGAGGAACAGCGCGTCCTTGACCTTGCGGCGGCGAACCTGGTCGGCGAGGAAGTTGACGCCCGCGATGGCGAGGGCCTCGTTGGCGGGCGAGTTGCCGCTCGCGTTCTTCACGCTGCCGTCGAAGGAGTTCTCGAACTCCTTGAGTACCGCCACCTCGTTGGCGCCGGGGTGCACGAAGACCGTGCCGTGCTCGGCGCCCGGGATGTTCCACTCCAGGCCCTGGAAGACGAGGGTGTCGTCGGTCTGGTCACGGGCCTCGACGATGTCCGGATTGACCTTCTCCACACCGATCTTGGCGTGCGCGACGCTGCCGTGGTCGGTGATGACCATCCAGTCCAGGCCGTGCGCGTTCGCCTGGCGTACGTGGTCGATGACCCGGTACTTCGCGTCACTGCTGTACTGCGTGTGGATGTGGTGGTCACCGGCCAGCCACAAGTAGCCACCACCGCGCGACTTCTGCGACGTCTGCTGCACCGACGCGACTGCCTCCCCCGCGCCGGCGAGCACGCCGCCCGCGGCAAGTCCCGCGCCCAGCAGGCCCGTTCGGCGCAGCATGCCTCTCCGCGACAGCTGACTGGGTGTCAACTCGGCGTCGGGGATGGACGTGTCGAGAGCGGGCGGCAGCGACGAGGTGTCGCCGTCCCCGTGGTGGTGATGGTGGTGGTGACCGTGGTCGCCGTGACTGTGGCCGTGGCTCATGTTCAACTCCCGCTGATGCAGGGACCTTCACGCTCGGACGTGCAGAGTCTGGAAAGGAGCGGTGAACAGCGGGAGTCGGGGTGGTGGTGTGGCAAAGAACGAGTCATGCACGGCTACAACGCCGGTCATGCGGGGCTTTTACGTCGGTCATGCGGTGGCTGTCCGTGTGGCTCGCCGCTGTCTTTCCGTACCGCGCCCGCCAGGATCCACCCCTCCATCGCGTCGTACCGCCCGCGCTGTTCCTCCTCCTCGCGGCGGCCCGAGGCGACCGTGCCCAGCCAGCCGCAGGCGAAGCCGAGGGGGATCGTGACGAGGCCCGTCGTGGTGAACGGGAACCAGTTGAAGTCGGCGTGCGGGAAGGCGGCGGTGGGGGAGCCGGAGACCAGGTTGGTGCCCGGCATCAGCAGGAGGACGGAGAGGGTGCCGCCAATGAGCGTGCTGAGCAGGCCTGTTCGGGTGTAGCGGCGCCAGAAGAGGCTGAAGACGAGGGCGGGCGCTATGGCCGAGGCGCCCAGGCAGAAGGACAGGGTCACCAGGGGTTGCAGGCCCCGGTGCTGGATCAGCGTCGCGAGCACGATCGCCGGAACGCCCACCGCCAGCGCCGAGTAGCGGGCCAGCGTCATCTCGCGGCGGACCGGCATGTCCTGGATCCGGGTCGCGAAGACGTCGTGGGCAAGGGAGTTGGCGCAGGCGAGGATCATCCCGGCGACGGAGGCGAGCAGGGTGAGGAAGACGGCCGTGGTGACGGTGGTGAAGAGGAGGGTCTCCGTCGTCGACATGTCCGTCCCGAACACCGCACGCGAGCCCAGGAGATACGCCGTGTTGCCCTGCGGGTCGGCCCGCGCGATCGCCGCCCGGCCGAGCAGCGCCGTCGCGCCGAACCCGACGACCGTCACGATCACCACGAACAGCGCCACGCTCGACACCGCCCACGACATCGACCGCCGCACCTGCCGGGCGCTCGACGCGGTGTACATGCGCATCGTGATGTGCGGCAGACAGGCGCCGCCGATCACCACCGTCAGCTCTGAACTGATCATGTCCAGCCGGGGACTTGGGCCTCCGGCGAACTCAAGTCCCGAGCGAAGGAAGGCCGGTCCGACACCGCTGCGCTCCCCCGCCGTGTCGAAGAAGGCGCCCAAGTCCCAGTGGAAACGGTTCAGTACGAGTACGGCGATCACGGCTCCCGAGCCGAGCAGCATCACGATCTTCAGGATCTGGATGAGCGCGGTGCCCTTCATGCCGCCGATCGCCGCGTAGCTGATCATCAGCGCGCCCAGGCCGATGATGCAGCCGGTCTGAAGGAAGTCGCTGGAGAAGCCGAGGATGAACGCCAACAGCTGTCCCGCGCCCGCGAGTTGGACCAGCATCAGCGGCAGCAGCGCGATGATCGTCACCGCGCACGCGACGATCCGAACGGAACGCCCGGGCATCCGGCGGGCGAGCGCGTCGCCCATCGTGAACCGGCCCGCGTTGCGCAGCGGTTCGGCCAGCAAGAACATCAGCAGCGTCAGCGACAGGGCCGTGCTCAGCGCGAGCACCACCCCGTCGTAGCCGTACAGGGCGATCACCCCGCCCGCGCCCAGCACGCTCGCCGCGGAGATGTAATCACCGGCTATGGCAAGGCCGTTGCGGAGTGGGGAGAGGGAGCCGTAGCCCGTGTAGAACTCGTCGAGGTCGTCGCGGTCCGGGCCCGTCATCACGCAGAGCAGGAGCGTGATCGTGGCGACGGAGGTGAAGGCCACCAGCGACATCGTCTGCGAGGAGTCCCTGAGGCCGGTCATCGCGGTCACGGTCGTCATCGCGGTCGTTGCGGTCACCGTGCCGCCTCCCGTCTGGCGTCCAGTTCTGCCTGTCTGCGGAAGCGGTCCGCGAGGGGGTCGACGCGACGCCGGGCCGTGCGTTCGTAGAGCGCTGTCGCGAGCCAGGTGACGGGCAGTTGGGCCAGGGCGAGCAGCAGTCCGGTGGGCACACCGCCGGTGCCGGTGCTCGACATCAGCGCGGGCGCGAACGCGGAGAGCCCGAGGAAGAGGCAGAAGTAGCCGAGCGCGGCGCTGGTCGCCACCCGGCGCTGACGCCGGTACGCGCCGCGCAGGATGCGCAGATCGCTGTGGTTGCCGAGCGCGGGGCGACGGGGGAGACGGCGGCGCTCGGGTGGAGGCGGGGGTGGCTGCCAGGGGTAGGTGACGGTGGGCGGGGAGGTGCGTGGGGGCGGGGGTGAGGGTGGAGTGGGGGGCGGTGCGTGGTCGTACGGGGTGTAGGGGACGGAGTCGGGGGCGTCCGGGGTGTACGGGTCGGCGTCAGGGGCGGCGTCAGGGTCGTACGGGGTGTACGGGTCGGGTGATGAATGCACATCATCCGGGCGGTGCGAATCATGCGGAGGGTACGGGTCGTAGGACATCCCGTGCTCCTTGCGTGGCTCGGGTCCGTGGCGGCGGACCGCAGGGAGTGGGCGGCGGGGGTCACGCACGTTACTCGCCGGTTGGGGTATGTGGGTGGTTTTCGCCGAACTGGGCGGCCGGTGGGCGCCGCCGCGTCAACACCCGCTGACCTCGGGTGTTGCCGGGACTGCCCAACTCGGGCCCGCTCACTGCTCCTTGAGGACCGGGAAGCGTCGCGGTGCCAGGAACAGCAGCACCAGGAAGGCCACCGCCGCCGCGCACCCCGCGCCGATGTACACCGCGTGCACCGCGTCCGCGATCGCCCGCCGGGTCGCCTCGGGAACCGCGCCCCCGTCGAGGCCCCGCGTCACCGAGTCCAGGTCGCTCGCGCCGCCCAGCCGGGACGCGAGCACCCCGTTGGCGACCGCCCCGAAGGCGGACGCGCCGATCGTCTGGCCGGTCTGGCGGCAGAACAGGACGGACGCGGTCGTCACGCCCCGCTCCTCCCATCCGACCGTCGACTGCACCCCGACGATCAGCGGGAGTTGGAAGAGTCCGAGGGCCGCGCCGAGCAGCAGCATCAGCACCATCGGCTGCCAGGCCGCGCCCGGATACGGCAGGAACGGGAACGCGAACAGGATCAGCGTCGCCGTCCCGATCCCGATCATCGCCGTGTTGCGG from Streptomyces sp. NBC_01288 carries:
- a CDS encoding SMI1/KNR4 family protein, giving the protein MTTGRLGQRAAPPNAAYAGQVVHFPDPVRAARHPRGVRMDEHGYPDFSPYARAVAEIAEPPEGFGVDELRLTDYVSANAALAATGHELWDTVPAVATPHGWTWHHVVGTRRLALVPVDVKALLRHHGGIATAAVDHDKRGTRPLQETRPAHFGLPKSTVAVTEAQVQGVEEDLGYRLPGAYRSFLKAAGGSAPIGTALDAELGLLIDQPFFTVRDEAAVNDLVYVNKCLRDHLTKDYLAVGFVQGGLLAVKVKGQRIGSVWFCAYDDARDVDPSWAPALRVERLLLPAGDDFDQFLARLAGNPPELETVANLMVDGGFAQSVPVSSAASASAVGE
- a CDS encoding sensor histidine kinase, translated to MTTTGEDHATARGGPWWWTRWRSAVLDTGLAAGSAAECGAEGVRFAHDAGIPAAVGVVFGVLAGSALIVRRKWPIAVVLVSIAITPAQMGYLMGIVGLYTLAASELPRRIIGSLAGMSFLGMLIVMFVRVRQDMQRGTWELGDWFVPFASITTAVGMTAPPVLLGLYVGARRRLMESLRERADSLERELQLLAERAEERAEWARGEERTRIAREMHDVVAHRVSLMVVHAAALQAVARKDPEKAVKNAALVGDMGRQALTELREMLGVLRSGDSRDVRERAAVPLAAVGVAAAAAAAASRAVDDEGAGEGPCLSDVDELLGQSAAAGMAVDLSVEGETRSYAAEIEQTAYRVVQEALTNVHKHAAGAKTHVRLAHRVSEIAMQVENEPPPEPASAAAARLPSGGNGLVGMRERVLALGGVFVSGPTDAGGFRVSAVIPAA
- a CDS encoding SUKH-4 family immunity protein; its protein translation is MVTFAQAQERAEEWINGDVPSYQHREVRVREFELGFVIWAEDRADGPRSDGGAQRMVLARDSGEATLWPALPVGEVVRRYEEEYGRADEIADAVPAAPARVDLNQTSFLLSPPEWLQEAADKLGIPDRRGESASASTPAAGAGVGTRGPLPETQAGVPAASAWPDAGGSGVPDDAPAVPAGATPWAGTDTNADPGEDRSVPLPATVFAPPLREPEDNTPPDAKTALISGGSQLPRTATSPALDESHSSSNSGGGVGGVGGSAQGNTPPSYGYPQRAGNAPQPPGGPGVPGRALAPNAGDIADAATSKAAPPPRRGGGSTTPPPPGAPGTPGGRPGGAAASPPPPPPPAGGYVATQMVSGLGPDGPGGQAGPGAPQPPGAPGAPNTPGGTPPGGVHHAATMLADPGQGGPGAAGPRPPQPPGAPGVPHAPGVPGAPGGHGGPGSPGAPQPPNAPGTPGSQGGAHGAVHHAETMLAGPPMGGPGVPPPPQFPGAPGVLGAPGMPPGAVPPGVMPPGAMPPPGQPMPGQGMPPAPGQPFPGQQQPAYGYPQQGVPTVGPGYQAVLRYRAPDGSEQQLIRRSAPGTPHPEWQIFHELRGMNIPPDQVLELHTELESCELPGAYCARMIREQWPQARIASIAPYGTDHASRQQGMRELIAHQGELHQVADGPARLAPVRAPLPPVQPTPPIPPEAIAQELAGAFGPGVFRFEQAAVSRQGVPPVVAHTLVAAGLPMDMGPFFWAQAQPGRPVPTLAELAQERGVRPSADAGSYLVMGSDFGRAICVQYGTANIVAVPVEAGPGGAPVPPQFVNTGLPEFARCLALLGRMWRLRYGLNQEQAGRWTVDFQAQLASLDPAALGSPESWWSVLLEQMWDGLL
- a CDS encoding SUKH-3 domain-containing protein, encoding MQADRDRHYSTRFSVPVDAALRAAGWQPGRWDIKQAEIWADTLRDHTSPAGHQHAVFPAAVEAWAEFGGLRITPSGPGRQISPVALHLDPLHGLHMARTLGDLGRALDTDVSPLGEEPDTQSLLAIDSEGRVYALDHTGDWYLGPDIDQALATLVSGIEPVRLTAG
- a CDS encoding YwqJ-related putative deaminase; this encodes MTIMNATQTGPHTGAHTGPSGDPRVGWSATEARHAPALSHRRDGILPTVAAALSVRGATTLTGTAARGDQPPALHPLVQDFLDTLTSAQRDRFTGRCAEAILISRHITVADEDRSKRAARKPMTNGEARKTLKQAKLTARRIREDGDPLHGSFAPPCRACTALSAHFGVRVVDPATETG